The sequence below is a genomic window from Patescibacteria group bacterium.
CCAAGAACCAACAAGCTGCGCCTAGGCGCAGCTTCTTTTTTTAAATTATTCTAATCTTGGAAATAAGGCTGAACCTTTTTTAATTTTCTGACCCAAAGGCAGACTCGCCCAGGTTCTCAATTCTTCAATAGACTTTTTTTCTTCTTTGGCAGGATCAAAACCTAACTGGCTTAAGATTTCATTGCCGGTTTGAGGCATAAACGGCCAGATCATGATTGCTGTCTGGCGCAAGGTTTCTAAAAGATTATACATTACGTCAACTAATACCTTGGGATTGCTCTTTGCCAGTTCCCAGGGTTTTTCCTTATCAATGTAAGCATTGCAACGCCTGATATTTTCCCAGGCAACGTTCAGAGCTTCGTCAAACTTTAAATTCCTCAGGAAAAAGTCATATCTGTCCCAGTCTGTTTTTAAATCAAAAGCAAAAAATTTGTCATAATCAACATTGTATTTTGGCACCACGCTATTATTATATTTTTCAGACATGGACAGCACTCGCGAAAGCAGATTGCCAAATTCATTAGCCAGGGCAGAATTATACTGTTGGTCTAATCTGGCTTTATTAAAATCACCGTCAGTCCCAAAGCCAAACTGCGATAAAAGCAGATACCTGGTGGCATCAGTGCCATATTTGGCGATTAATTCCTCAGGCAAAATCACATTGCCAATTGTCTTACTCATTTTCTGGCCATCCACAGTAAAAAATCCATGGGCAAAAACTATTTTTGGCAAAGGCAATTTTAAGGCCAAAAGCATGGCAGGCCAAATCACTGCGTGGAATTTTAAAATATCTTTAGCCATTAAATGTACATTGGCAGGCCAGAATTTTTTATATAATTTTCCTTTTGGGCCGCCCAGGGCAGAGACATAATTTATTAAAGCATCAAACCAGACATAAACTACTTGCTTTTCATCAAACGGCAATTTAATCCCCCATTTTACCTGTTCGCGTGAAATGGAAACGTCTTTTAAGCCAGTATTAATCAAACCCAAAATTTCATTTTTTCTTGATTCAGGCATGATTAATAATTCATTTTTTTCAATCAGCTCTTTTAATTTTTGCCCGTAATCAGAAAGCCTGAAAAACCAGTTTTTTTCCTTAATCATCTGGCAGACTTTCTGGTGATCAACGCATTTATCATCAACTAATTCACTCTCAGTTTTGAATGATTCACAACCAACACAATACAAGCCTTCATATTCCTTCTCATACAAGCAGTCATTGCCTAAAGGAGTTTTGGCTTTTTTCAGCTGCTTTAAAAATTCCACTACAACTTTCTTATGCCTGCTTTCAGTTGTGCGGATAAAATCATTATTGGAAATATCCAGGCTATCCCAGACAAGCTGAAATTTAGCTGCTTCCATATCAACAAATTCTTGCGGGCTCATGTTGTTCCTCTCTGCTGCCTGCGCTATTTTTGCTCCATGTTCATCTGTGCCTGCTAAAAAATAGACGTTGTCAGCGCCTAAAAGCATGCGATGATAGCGCGCTAAAACATCTGCGGCAATTGTGGTATAGGCATGCCCAATATGTGGCACATCATTCACATAATAAATCGGCGTGGTTACGTAAAATGTTTCTTGTTTTTTCGGCATAATAAAAATTTTTATACCCTGCTTTAGCAGGATAATAGCCCACTAAAGTGGGGTGTAAATTATGATAATTTAAAAATCAAAAATAAAATTTTA
It includes:
- the metG gene encoding methionine--tRNA ligase, whose translation is MPKKQETFYVTTPIYYVNDVPHIGHAYTTIAADVLARYHRMLLGADNVYFLAGTDEHGAKIAQAAERNNMSPQEFVDMEAAKFQLVWDSLDISNNDFIRTTESRHKKVVVEFLKQLKKAKTPLGNDCLYEKEYEGLYCVGCESFKTESELVDDKCVDHQKVCQMIKEKNWFFRLSDYGQKLKELIEKNELLIMPESRKNEILGLINTGLKDVSISREQVKWGIKLPFDEKQVVYVWFDALINYVSALGGPKGKLYKKFWPANVHLMAKDILKFHAVIWPAMLLALKLPLPKIVFAHGFFTVDGQKMSKTIGNVILPEELIAKYGTDATRYLLLSQFGFGTDGDFNKARLDQQYNSALANEFGNLLSRVLSMSEKYNNSVVPKYNVDYDKFFAFDLKTDWDRYDFFLRNLKFDEALNVAWENIRRCNAYIDKEKPWELAKSNPKVLVDVMYNLLETLRQTAIMIWPFMPQTGNEILSQLGFDPAKEEKKSIEELRTWASLPLGQKIKKGSALFPRLE